The Calypte anna isolate BGI_N300 chromosome 2, bCalAnn1_v1.p, whole genome shotgun sequence genome includes a window with the following:
- the ASB10 gene encoding ankyrin repeat and SOCS box protein 10 isoform X2 has protein sequence MGSIKGRGGKNQEAICTWKVDGPAQDYWQALMTGDQGIVAKILSNPQNNLSPDAVFDTTDLEEWKNYCFNIRQLRLWSLGYKQELTTPLHITSSRGYTECLRLLLLRGADPDFAPGGKTALHEACAAATTDCAHLLLTFGADPEAVSEDGYKPLHLCKSPGSIQCVQQLLQHGASVNSQTEEEGDTVLHIAARHGLTDHVQLLLHHGAELEAENREGQTPLNAACAQPHPPQDMDRYYRVCQLLVESGASINTSDRDQQRPLHLACKNANAQVAELLLARGANVNVMSYSGNTALHNILQTAAYKLEHHPELVVQALLNHGAVRIWPGALLKVLRYCHACPRIIEALINSYDRVHVTKDWVGAVPEEVVQKYPHFYQSLFLLEQRPRSLQHLARCTIRTFLEGRLLLVLPQLHLPSVLHRFLLLSFEDVLY, from the exons ATGGGTAGCATCAAAGGAAGAGGTGGCAAGAACCAGGAGGCCATTTGCACATGGAAGGTGGATGGTCCTGCCCAGGACTACTGGCAGGCCCTGATGACAGGGGATCAGGGGATTGTGGCCAAGATCCTCAGCAACCCTCAGAACAACCTGAGTCCTGATGCTGTTTTTGACACCACTGACCTGGAAGAGTGGAAAAACTACTGCTTCAACATCCGCCAGCTGA GACTATGGTCTCTGGGCTACAAGCAGGAACTCACCACTCCTCTGCACATCACATCCAGCCGGGGCTACACAGAGTGCCTGCGGCTCCTGCTGCTCCGGGGAGCTGACCCTGACTTTGCACCGGGGGGCAAGACCGCCCTACATGaggcctgtgctgctgccaccaccgACTGTGCCCACCTGCTCCTCACCTTTGGCGCTGACCCTGAGGCAGTCTCTGAGGATGGCTATAAGCCCCTGCATCTCTGCAAGAGCCCAGGCTCCATCCA GTGtgtccagcagctgctgcagcatggTGCCAGTGTGAACAGTCAGACAGAGGAGGAGGGTGACACAGTGCTGCACATCGCTGCGCGGCATGGTCTGACAGACCACgtccagctgctcctgcaccatggggcagagctggaggcagagaaCAGGGAGGGCCAGACACCACTGAATGCTGCCTGTGCTCAACCCCATCCACCCCAGGACATGGACCGCTACTACCGGGTCTGCCAGCTGCTGGTGGAGAGTGGTGCCAGCATCAACACCTCGGACAGGGACCAGCAGCGCCCTCTGCACCTGGCCTGCAAGAACGCCAATGCTCAAGTGGCAGAGTTACTGCTGGCTCGGGGTGCAAATGTGAATGTCATGAGCTACAGTGGCAACACGGCACTGCACAACATCCTGCAGACAGCTGCCTACAAGTTGGAGCACCACCCGGAGCTGGTGGTACAAGCCCTGCTCAACCATGGGGCCGTCCGCATCTGGCCTGGCGCCCTCCTCAAG GTGCTGCGGTACTGCCATGCCTGCCCGCGGATCATCGAAGCCCTGATCAACAGCTACGATCGTGTCCATGTCACTAAGGACTGGGTGGGAGCTGTCCCAGAGGAGGTTGTACAG AAATACCCACATTTCTACCAGTCTCTCTtcttgctggagcagagaccTCGCTCCTTGCAGCACCTGGCTCGCTGCACCATCAGGACCTTCCTGGAGGGACGGTTGCTTCTGGTTCTGCCACAGCTGCACCTGCCAAGTGTCTTGCACCgtttcctgctgctcagctttgaGGATGTTCTCTACTAA
- the GBX1 gene encoding homeobox protein GBX-1, which produces MQRPSGQGTAFSIDSLIGTPPPRSGHLLYTGYPMFMPYRPLVLPQALSHGPLQSGLPPLAPLASFAGRLTNTFCASLGQAVPSMVALTTALPSFSEPPDGFYPPQELPPPRSNPDAGCRRGAEGLEAEELPPGRDKGPSEPPLHFPDPFPSLADGKAYSSDEEKLEVKSAATPCSEREEESSAGDSEEEPFLDGAATAALGPKAKGKGGPAAEQPPPGSGAGKSRRRRTAFTSEQLLELEKEFHCKKYLSLTERSQIAHALKLSEVQVKIWFQNRRAKWKRIKAGNVSNRSGEPVRNPKIVVPIPVHVNRFAVRSQHQQIEQGARP; this is translated from the exons ATGCAGAGACCCAGTGGTCAGGGGACCGCCTTCTCCATCGACTCGCTCATCGGGACGCCACCGCCGCGCTCCGGGCACCTGCTCTACACCGGGTACCCTATGTTCATGCCGTACCGGCCACTGGTGCTGCCGCAGGCGCTGTCCCACGGGCCGCTCCAGTCGGGGCTGCCACCGCTGGCCCCCCTGGCCTCTTTCGCCGGCCGCCTCACCAACACCTTCTGCgccagcctgggccaggccgTGCCCTCCATGGTGGCCCTCACGACGGCCCTGCCCAGCTTCTCCGAGCCCCCCGACGGCTTCTATCcgccccaggagctgcctccGCCGCGCAGCAACCCCGACGCCGGCTGCCGACGGGGAGCCGAGGGCCTGGAGGCGGAGGAGCTGCCCCCGGGGAGGGACAAGGGGCCATCCGAGCCGCCGCTGCACTTCCCGGACCCCTTTCCCAGCCTGGCAG ACGGGAAGGCGTACAGCTCGGACGAGGAGAAGTTGGAGGTGAAGTCGGCGGCCACACCGTGCAGCGAGCGCGAGGAGGAGAGCTCGGCGGGCGACAGCGAGGAGGAGCCGTTCCTGGACGGAGCAGCCACAGCCGCGCTGGGTCCCAAGGCCAAAGGCAAGGGGGGTCCTGCGGCCGAGCAGCCCCCGCCGGGCTCCGGGGCTGGGAAGAGCCGCCGGCGCCGCACGGCCTTCACCAGCGAGCAGCtactggagctggagaaggaatttCACTGCAAGAAGTACCTGAGCCTGACGGAGCGCTCGCAGATTGCTCACGCCCTGAAGTTAAGCGAGGTGCAGGTGAAGATCTGGTTCCAGAACCGGCGCGCCAAGTGGAAACGCATCAAGGCCGGCAACGTGAGCAACCGCTCGGGAGAGCCCGTCCGCAACCCCAAGATCGTGGTGCCCATCCCGGTGCACGTCAACCGCTTCGCCGTCCGCAGCCAGCACCAGCAGATCGAGCAAGGCGCCCGGCCCTGA
- the ASB10 gene encoding ankyrin repeat and SOCS box protein 10 isoform X1, with product MMDYTFSSATQHLLELDEEQQDQWKHSQCTRHQYHPGEHSLSPPVQRHQNSRLEPLECQDLLVQNALFTGDLEMVQKYFTKSAAINLIIETKGDELRWTSRKLGLWSLGYKQELTTPLHITSSRGYTECLRLLLLRGADPDFAPGGKTALHEACAAATTDCAHLLLTFGADPEAVSEDGYKPLHLCKSPGSIQCVQQLLQHGASVNSQTEEEGDTVLHIAARHGLTDHVQLLLHHGAELEAENREGQTPLNAACAQPHPPQDMDRYYRVCQLLVESGASINTSDRDQQRPLHLACKNANAQVAELLLARGANVNVMSYSGNTALHNILQTAAYKLEHHPELVVQALLNHGAVRIWPGALLKVLRYCHACPRIIEALINSYDRVHVTKDWVGAVPEEVVQKYPHFYQSLFLLEQRPRSLQHLARCTIRTFLEGRLLLVLPQLHLPSVLHRFLLLSFEDVLY from the exons ATGATGGACTACACCTTCAGCTCTGCCACACAACACTTGCTGGAGCTggatgaggagcagcaggatcaGTGGAAGCACTCTCAGTGTACAAGGCACCAGTACCACCCTGGTGAGCACAGCCTGAGTCCCCCTGTTCAGAGACACCAAAACAGCCGCTTGGAGCCACTGGAGTGCCAGGATCTGCTGGTCCAGAACGCACTCTTCACTGGGGACCTGGAGATGGTGCAGAAATACTTCACCAAGAGCGCAGCCATCAATCTCATCATTGAGACTAAGGGTGATGAGCTGCGTTGGACTAGCAGGAAACTTG GACTATGGTCTCTGGGCTACAAGCAGGAACTCACCACTCCTCTGCACATCACATCCAGCCGGGGCTACACAGAGTGCCTGCGGCTCCTGCTGCTCCGGGGAGCTGACCCTGACTTTGCACCGGGGGGCAAGACCGCCCTACATGaggcctgtgctgctgccaccaccgACTGTGCCCACCTGCTCCTCACCTTTGGCGCTGACCCTGAGGCAGTCTCTGAGGATGGCTATAAGCCCCTGCATCTCTGCAAGAGCCCAGGCTCCATCCA GTGtgtccagcagctgctgcagcatggTGCCAGTGTGAACAGTCAGACAGAGGAGGAGGGTGACACAGTGCTGCACATCGCTGCGCGGCATGGTCTGACAGACCACgtccagctgctcctgcaccatggggcagagctggaggcagagaaCAGGGAGGGCCAGACACCACTGAATGCTGCCTGTGCTCAACCCCATCCACCCCAGGACATGGACCGCTACTACCGGGTCTGCCAGCTGCTGGTGGAGAGTGGTGCCAGCATCAACACCTCGGACAGGGACCAGCAGCGCCCTCTGCACCTGGCCTGCAAGAACGCCAATGCTCAAGTGGCAGAGTTACTGCTGGCTCGGGGTGCAAATGTGAATGTCATGAGCTACAGTGGCAACACGGCACTGCACAACATCCTGCAGACAGCTGCCTACAAGTTGGAGCACCACCCGGAGCTGGTGGTACAAGCCCTGCTCAACCATGGGGCCGTCCGCATCTGGCCTGGCGCCCTCCTCAAG GTGCTGCGGTACTGCCATGCCTGCCCGCGGATCATCGAAGCCCTGATCAACAGCTACGATCGTGTCCATGTCACTAAGGACTGGGTGGGAGCTGTCCCAGAGGAGGTTGTACAG AAATACCCACATTTCTACCAGTCTCTCTtcttgctggagcagagaccTCGCTCCTTGCAGCACCTGGCTCGCTGCACCATCAGGACCTTCCTGGAGGGACGGTTGCTTCTGGTTCTGCCACAGCTGCACCTGCCAAGTGTCTTGCACCgtttcctgctgctcagctttgaGGATGTTCTCTACTAA